From the genome of Desulfovibrio sp. JY:
ACTGGCCCCTGCTCGGCCTGACCGCCCTGCTGTTCGGGGTCGGGGTGCTCAACCTCTACTCGGCCAGCGGCTTTCGCATGGGCGACGAACTGTCCATGCAGCCCTTTTACAACAAGCAGCTCATCTGGGGCCTCGGCGGGCTGTGCTGCATGCTGGCCATGGTGCTCTTCGACTACAAGCACCTGGCCACCATCGCCTGGCCCCTGGCCATCTTCGTGGCCGTGCTGCTGATCATGGTGCTCCTTTTCGGCAAGACCGTGTCCGGGGCCAAACGCTGGCTGCCCATCGGCGGTTACGCTTTTCAGCCGAGCGAACTGGCCAAGATCGCCATGCTGCTCCTGGCCGCCAAGATCCTCTCCAAGCGCTCGGAGCGCATGGGCTGGATCGATCTGGCCGGCATTCTGGCCGTGTCCCTGCCCATCGCCGGGCTCATCATCGTCGAGCCCGACCTCGGCACCGGGCTCAACGTGCTCCTTTTGGTGTGCGGCCTGATCCTCTATCGGGGGCTCACCGGGCCGGTCCTCAAGACCCTGGCCATCGCCGGGCCGATCCTCATTCCCTGCGGCTGGTTTTTTCTCAAACCCTACCAGAAGGGCCGTATCCTGACGCTCTTCGATCCCCAGCGCGATCCGCTCGGCGCGGGCTACCACATCATCCAGTCCCAGATCGCCATCGGCTCGGGGCAGATGTGGGGCAAGGGCTTTCTGGAGGGCACGCAAAGCCAGCTGCGCTACCTGCCGGAAAAGCACACCGACTTCGCCGTGGCGGTCTTCGCCGAGGAGTGGGGCTTTGTCGGGGCCATCGCGCTTTTGACCCTTTTCTGCCTGTTTCTGCTGCAATTCTACGTCACGGCCAGAAACGCCAAGGACCGCTTCGGCAGCTATCTGGCGGCCGGGGTCTTCTTCTATTTCTTCTGGCAAATCCTCATCAATATGGGTATGGTGCTCGGCATCATGCCGGTCGTTGGCATCCCCCTGCCGTTTATCAGCTACGGGGGGAGCGCCACCATCGTGAACTTCACCCTCGTGGGCATCGTCGTGAACGTCTCCATGCGGCGCTTTTTATTCAAGAAGGGCTAGCGGACGGGATCTTGCGGCGCACGGGAGGGAGTCCATCCTCGCCGGCAGCCGGAGGATCGCCGTGGGCAAGCACGACATCAACGCCTTTTTGGGGGCCGGGACGTCCTTTGTCGGACGCCTGGCCTTTGACGGCGTGGTGCGCATCGACGGGACATTCGAAGGCGAGATCGTCTCTTCCGGGACTCTGATCGTGGGCAAAGGCGCGCGGGTCACCGGCCGGCTCGAGGTCGGCCGGCTGGTATGCGGCGGCGCGGTCGCGGCCGAGGTCACGGCCGCGGTCCTGGTCGCCGTGCACGCGACCGGGCGTCTGACCGGCTCGGTGCGCGCCCCGGCCATGTCCCTGGAGGAAGGCGGGCGACTCGATGGCGAGGTGGTCATGGGCGGGCCGAACGATGTTCGCCAGGATCCCGAAAACGGTCCGGTGGCGCTGACGGGCGGCGAGGCCGCGCCAGAGAGGGTATAGGTCGGAAAAAACAGGCGTTGTGCGGTTTCCGCGCCGCATGGCGGTTCCCCTTTTTGGCAAAAAGGGCTGGACAGGCCGGCTCAAATCCGCTACAGCCGCTTGCTGACTTTGCAAAAATTTTCACAACCTCCCGGAGGGTGCCGATGATTGACCTAAATGCAACGTTTTTCGTCCAATTCGTCAATTTTCTGCTCATCCTGATCCTGCTTAACGTCATCCTCATCGGGCCCATCCGTCGCATGCTCAAAAAGCGTGCGGATTTCATCGCCTCCCAGGTGGACGGCATCGACTCCTTCACCGCTTCCGCCGATACCAAGCTCAAAGGTTATGAAGCCGCCCTCGATGCGGCGCGCCAGGCCGCCACGGCCCAGCGTGTGGCCATGAAGGACGAGGGCCTGGCCCGGGAAAAGGA
Proteins encoded in this window:
- a CDS encoding polymer-forming cytoskeletal protein, yielding MGKHDINAFLGAGTSFVGRLAFDGVVRIDGTFEGEIVSSGTLIVGKGARVTGRLEVGRLVCGGAVAAEVTAAVLVAVHATGRLTGSVRAPAMSLEEGGRLDGEVVMGGPNDVRQDPENGPVALTGGEAAPERV
- the rodA gene encoding rod shape-determining protein RodA, with product MPFDRRLILCVNWPLLGLTALLFGVGVLNLYSASGFRMGDELSMQPFYNKQLIWGLGGLCCMLAMVLFDYKHLATIAWPLAIFVAVLLIMVLLFGKTVSGAKRWLPIGGYAFQPSELAKIAMLLLAAKILSKRSERMGWIDLAGILAVSLPIAGLIIVEPDLGTGLNVLLLVCGLILYRGLTGPVLKTLAIAGPILIPCGWFFLKPYQKGRILTLFDPQRDPLGAGYHIIQSQIAIGSGQMWGKGFLEGTQSQLRYLPEKHTDFAVAVFAEEWGFVGAIALLTLFCLFLLQFYVTARNAKDRFGSYLAAGVFFYFFWQILINMGMVLGIMPVVGIPLPFISYGGSATIVNFTLVGIVVNVSMRRFLFKKG